ATGGTCCTCGTCATGGCCATCGTCGTCCTCGTCTACACCCGCGCCGCCGACTCCCGCATCGGCCGCTCCTGGATCGCCATCCGCGAAGACGAAACCGCCGCCACCGCCATGGGCATCAACGGCTTCCGCGTCAAACTCGTCGCCTTCGCCCTCGGCGCCTCCCTCGCCGGCCTCGCCGGCACCGTCAGCGCCCACGTCACCTACAGCGTCGTCCCCACGCCCTACCAGTTCGCCGGATCCACCCCGCCGAACTCGGCCTTCCTCCTCGCCGCGGTCGTCCTCGGCGGCATGGGCACCGTGGCAGGCCCCATCCTCGGCGCGGCACTGCTCTACCTGCTGCCCGAGAAACTGGTGTTCCTCCAGGACAAGTCGCTGCTCGCCTTCGGCGTCGCGCTCATCCTGCTGATGCGCTTCCGCCCCGAAGGCATCATCGCCAACCGCCGCAACCAGCTCGAATTCCACGAGACCGGCCAACTCGACGTACCACAACAAACGACGCTGACCGACGAACCGGCAACCGTCACCAAGGCGGGGGCGTGAACAAGATGACCACACCAGTACTCGAAGCACGCGGCGTCACCATGCGCTTCGGCGGCCTCACCGCCGTACGCTCGGTCGACTTCACCGTCAACTCCGGAGAAATCGTCGGCCTGATCGGCCCCAACGGCGCCGGCAAGACGACGTTCTTCAACTGCCTCACAGGCCTGTACATACCGACCGAGGGGACCGTCTCGTACAAGGGCACGGTCCTCCCGCCCAAGCCCCACCTCGTCACCCAGGCCGGCATCGCCCGCACCTTCCAGAACATCCGCCTGTTCGCCAACATGACGGTCCTGGAAAACGTCCTCGTCGGCCGCCACACGCGGACGAAGGAAGGCCTGTGGTCCGCACTGCTTCGCGGCCCCGGCTTCAAGAAGGCGGAAAAGGCCAGCGAGGAACGAGCCATGGAACTCCTGGAGTTCATCGGCCTCGCCCACAAGCGCGACCACCTGGCCCGCAACCTCCCCTACGGCGAACAGCGCAAGCTGGAGATCGCGCGGGCAATGGCGTCCGAGCCGGGCCTGCTCCTGCTGGACGAGCCGACGGCCGGCATGAACCCCCAGGAGACGCGGGCCACGGAGGAACTCGTCTTCGCCATCCGCGACCAGGGCATCGCCGTCCTCGTCATCGAGCACGACATGCGCTTCATCTTCAACCTGTGCGACCGCGTCGCCGTCCTCGTCCAAGGCGAAAAACTCGTCGAAGGCACCTCCGAAGTCGTCCAGGCCGACGAACGCGTCATCGCCGCCTACCTGGGCGAACCCTTCGAAGGCGACCCCGGCGAGGCGGAAGCCGCCGAGGTCGAGGCCGCCGAAGCAGCACAGAGCACCACCAGCACCAAGGGAGAAGGCCAGTGACCGCACTGCTGGAGGTCGAGGACCTCCGCGTCTCCTACGGCAAGATCGAAGCCGTCAAGGGCATCTCCTTCAGCGTCGAAGCCGGCCAGGTCGTCACCCTCATCGGCACCAACGGCGCCGGCAAGACGACCACCCTGCGCACGCTGTCCGGCCTGCTGAAGCCGACGTCCGGCAAGATCCTCTTCGACGGCAAGCCGCTGAACGGCGTCGCCGCCCACAAGATCGTCGCCCTGGGGCTGGCCCACTCCCCCGAAGGCCGACACATCTTCCCCCGCCTCACCATCGCCGAGAACCTCCAGCTCGGCGCCTTCCTCAGGAAGGACAAGGAAGGCATCGAGAAGGACATCCAGCGCGCCTACGACCTCTTCCCAATCCTGGGAGAACGTCGCAAGCAGGCCGCGGGAACCCTCTCGGGCGGCGAGCAGCAGATGCTGGCCATGGGCAGGGCCCTGATGTCCCAGCCGAAGCTCCTCATGCTGGACGAGCCCTCCATGGGCCTCTCCCCCATCATGATGCAAAAGATCATGGCCACCATCTCCGAGCTCAAGTCCCAGGGCACGACGATCCTCC
The nucleotide sequence above comes from Streptomyces sp. NL15-2K. Encoded proteins:
- a CDS encoding ABC transporter ATP-binding protein, whose amino-acid sequence is MTTPVLEARGVTMRFGGLTAVRSVDFTVNSGEIVGLIGPNGAGKTTFFNCLTGLYIPTEGTVSYKGTVLPPKPHLVTQAGIARTFQNIRLFANMTVLENVLVGRHTRTKEGLWSALLRGPGFKKAEKASEERAMELLEFIGLAHKRDHLARNLPYGEQRKLEIARAMASEPGLLLLDEPTAGMNPQETRATEELVFAIRDQGIAVLVIEHDMRFIFNLCDRVAVLVQGEKLVEGTSEVVQADERVIAAYLGEPFEGDPGEAEAAEVEAAEAAQSTTSTKGEGQ
- a CDS encoding ABC transporter ATP-binding protein produces the protein MTALLEVEDLRVSYGKIEAVKGISFSVEAGQVVTLIGTNGAGKTTTLRTLSGLLKPTSGKILFDGKPLNGVAAHKIVALGLAHSPEGRHIFPRLTIAENLQLGAFLRKDKEGIEKDIQRAYDLFPILGERRKQAAGTLSGGEQQMLAMGRALMSQPKLLMLDEPSMGLSPIMMQKIMATISELKSQGTTILLVEQNAQAALSLADQGHVMEVGSIVVSGSGQDLLHDESVRKAYLGED